GCGGCCATAAAAGTCAATGGCATTTACGGTTTGCATCTCACGGCAAACTGCTACGCAGCGTCCGCAAAGTATACATTTTTCAGCATCACGTATGATGGATGGAGATGAATCGTCGATCATTTTTTTCTCCGGCCTTATGCGGGCAAAACGTTTGTCGCTGATGCCCAAATCAAGGCTTATTTTTTGCAGTTCACAGTTCTGGTTTCTTTCACAATAGAAACAGTCTGCAGGGTGGTTGGCCAGCAACAGTTCAATATTAACCCGCCGGGCTTCCTGTATCCTCGGATTGTTGGTGATGATTTCCATCCCTTCCCTGACTTGTGTAACGCAGGCCCTGGCAAGGCTTCTGGCTCCTTTTACTTCAACCACGCATATAGCACAGGATGCATTATGCGATATATCCTTCATGGAACATAAAGAGGGGATTTTTATTCCCTGTTGCCGGCAGGCATCCATGAGGGTCGTCTTTTCTTCTACCTCAACGGGTATATTATCGATTGTGATATTCATCATCGTTCTTTTTTTCTTGTGTGTTACTGGAATATTTAATGTCGCAGCGTAAGCATCTCTGAACTTCTTTCAAGGCCTGTTCGCCGGTATAACCGCGGGTAACTTCCTGGAAATTTCCCCTGCGCTGTTCGAAGGGTATCTTCTCAGTGGTAATGGTCAAGGTTTCCATTGTATTGACAGGAATTTCGTTTTTGTAATCGAATTTTCTGAACAATCGAGGGAACCTGTTTTCTCCCATCAGGGCCTGGTCTATTGCCTCTGCAGCTTTTTTGGCCATCCCCATGGCTTCGGCAGCCGTCGAAGGACCGGAAACTGCATCTCCCCCGGCATAGATTTGGGGATTGGTGGTCTGATAGGTGAAGGCATTTACTTGTATGCGGCCGTCAAGGCTGGAGTCTATATTGTTGTTCCTGAAATAATCAGAATCAACGCGTTCTCCAATAGCCAGTATCACTGTATCGCAGGGTATTTCGTCAAAGTGGCCGGTTGGTACAGGCCTGAAACGGCCGGATTCGTCAATGTTGCCACGGCCCATTTCGGCTACACGCAATGCTTTTACATAACCCGATTTATCCGATAGTATGGCGTTGGGGGCCTTCATGAACTGATAACTGACGCCTTCATTTTGGGCCTCTGTAATTTCGCTGCGGTTAGCAGGCATATCCGCTTTATCGCGCCGGTAAACAAGGGTAACTTCCTTCCCCATTCGCCATACGCTTCGTGCTACATCAATAGCAACGTTTCCTGCCCCGACCACCACGACACTTTCGCCTGTCTGAGGATATTTGTTCTGGGCAAGTTTCTTCAGGAAATCTGTCCCCGCATATACCCCCTTGGTATTTGACCCTTCAATTTTTACCTCCAGGTCTTTTCCTGCACCAATAGCAATGTAGATGGCATTATAATCTTCCTCCAGATTTTGGATGGGGATATCCGTTCCTATTTTGGTGTTGAATACAAATTTCACGCCCAGTTTTTTGATAAAAGCCACTTCTTTAGCCAGGATTTCCTTAGGCAGCCTATATTGAGGGATACCGAAACGGGCAACGCCACCAGCTTCAGGAAGGGCATCGTAAATGGTTACGGCATGTCCCAGGCGGACCAGGTAGAAAGCAGCTGTCAGTCCGGCAGGGCCGGCACCGACAATGGCAATGTTTTTACCCGTTGAAGGAAGCTTCTCTTTAATCAGCCTTTTGTAAATTTCCTGTTCCTTGCCCAGTTTATAGATGGTATCAGCCAGATAGCGGTGAATTTCGCCCTGGGAAACGGCTTTGTCCACCATTTCGCGCCGGCAGCGCATCTGGCAGTGAAAATGGCAGATGCGGCCAATGGTTCCGGGAAGAGGATTGTCGCGCAGAGTAAGTTCAAAAGCTTCTTCAAGGCGTTCCTCTTTAATTAGTTCAATATATCCGGGTATATTCATGTGTAACGGGCAGCTGTTTTCGCAAAGTGCAATAAATAGTGCCTCGCAAACGCCCGAATGGCAACGCTTTTCTTCAATATGTTCCAGGTATTCCTGCCTGAAATACTGGAGGGTAGTAAGAATAGGATTAGGGGCTGTCTGGCCCAGTCCGCATAAGGCCGTATCCCTGATTACCCGGGTCAGGGTTTCGAGTGTGGCCAGATCCTCATGAGTTCCTTCACCCAGGCAGATCTTGTTAAGAATATGCAGTGCCTGTGCAAGCCCCTCACGGCAGGGGGTGCATTTTCCGCATGATTCCTTGGAACTGAATTCCAAAAAGTAACGGGCTACATCTACCATACAATTATCCTGGTCCATGACCACCATCCCTCCGGAACCCATGATGGCACCAAGTTTTGTCAGTGACTCATAATCAACCGGGGTATTGAAAAGCCTGAGCGGGATGCAGCCCCCCGAAGGGCCACCGGCCTGTACGGCTTTTACTCTTTTGCTGGTGCCAGTTCCTCCTCCAATCTGAAATACCATTTTCTCAAGGGGTGAACCTAAGGGCAGTTCCACCAGTCCGGTATTTTTCACTTTCCCGACCAGGGAGAACACCTTGGTGCCCGGGCTTTTTTCTGTTCCGGTCTGCGTATACCATTGACTGCCTTTACCGATAATAACCGGGACATTGCACCAGGTTTCTACATTATTTATATTGGTCGGGTATCCATAAAGCCCTTTTTCTGCAGGATAGGGAGGGCGGGGCATAGGCCTGCCAGCTTTCCCTTCAATCGAGGCTATTAAGGCAGTTTCTTCACCGCAAACAAATGCACCGGCTCCTTCAACCACATTCAGGTTGAAGGAAAAGCCGCTTTCCAAAATATTATCGCCCAATATGCCGGTATCATAAGCCTGCTGAATGGCGAGTTTTAACCTTTCAACAGCCAGGGGATATTCGGCCCTGACATAAGCAATCCCTTCATGGGCACCCATAGCATACGCACCTATGATCATTCCTTCAATGAGCATGTGCGGGTCGCTTTCAATTTCGTTGCGGTTCATATAGGCTCCGGGATCACCTTCGTCGGCATTGCAAATTATATATTTCTTTTCGGCTGTCGAGCGTTGCATGATGGCCCATTTCGTTGCAGTGGGGAAACCTGCGCCTCCCCGCCCGCGTAATTTTGCATCCTTTACTTCATTGAGCACCTCTTCCGGCTTCATCTGGCTTAATGCCTTGGCCAGAGACTGATAGCCGCCTATGGCAATGTAATCGGTAATTGATTCGGGATTAATAAGTCCGGCATCATGGAGCACGATTTTTTTCTGACCGCTGAAAAAGGGAATTTCATTCCAGAGTGGAAATTCTGTATAA
This genomic interval from Bacteroidota bacterium contains the following:
- a CDS encoding FAD-dependent oxidoreductase — protein: YTEFPLWNEIPFFSGQKKIVLHDAGLINPESITDYIAIGGYQSLAKALSQMKPEEVLNEVKDAKLRGRGGAGFPTATKWAIMQRSTAEKKYIICNADEGDPGAYMNRNEIESDPHMLIEGMIIGAYAMGAHEGIAYVRAEYPLAVERLKLAIQQAYDTGILGDNILESGFSFNLNVVEGAGAFVCGEETALIASIEGKAGRPMPRPPYPAEKGLYGYPTNINNVETWCNVPVIIGKGSQWYTQTGTEKSPGTKVFSLVGKVKNTGLVELPLGSPLEKMVFQIGGGTGTSKRVKAVQAGGPSGGCIPLRLFNTPVDYESLTKLGAIMGSGGMVVMDQDNCMVDVARYFLEFSSKESCGKCTPCREGLAQALHILNKICLGEGTHEDLATLETLTRVIRDTALCGLGQTAPNPILTTLQYFRQEYLEHIEEKRCHSGVCEALFIALCENSCPLHMNIPGYIELIKEERLEEAFELTLRDNPLPGTIGRICHFHCQMRCRREMVDKAVSQGEIHRYLADTIYKLGKEQEIYKRLIKEKLPSTGKNIAIVGAGPAGLTAAFYLVRLGHAVTIYDALPEAGGVARFGIPQYRLPKEILAKEVAFIKKLGVKFVFNTKIGTDIPIQNLEEDYNAIYIAIGAGKDLEVKIEGSNTKGVYAGTDFLKKLAQNKYPQTGESVVVVGAGNVAIDVARSVWRMGKEVTLVYRRDKADMPANRSEITEAQNEGVSYQFMKAPNAILSDKSGYVKALRVAEMGRGNIDESGRFRPVPTGHFDEIPCDTVILAIGERVDSDYFRNNNIDSSLDGRIQVNAFTYQTTNPQIYAGGDAVSGPSTAAEAMGMAKKAAEAIDQALMGENRFPRLFRKFDYKNEIPVNTMETLTITTEKIPFEQRRGNFQEVTRGYTGEQALKEVQRCLRCDIKYSSNTQEKKNDDEYHNR